In the genome of Vicia villosa cultivar HV-30 ecotype Madison, WI linkage group LG7, Vvil1.0, whole genome shotgun sequence, one region contains:
- the LOC131618398 gene encoding probable carboxylesterase 8, translating to MGLGAGANIAYFAALRTLDLDLSPVKIQGLILNSPLFGGVQRTKSDLRFFDDHILPLPVVDLMWSLALPEGADRDHVYCNPTVADEVYGEKIGRLPRCLVSGYDGVPPQPNSLVRYCGDPLVDKQRELVKILKARGVHVVECIRKDGFHAMEVFEPFMPNERALVEDVKKFVGS from the coding sequence ATGGGACTCGGCGCAGGAGCTAACATCGCCTACTTCGCGGCTCTACGTACACTCGACCTCGATCTCTCACCTGTGAAAATCCAAGGGCTGATATTAAACTCTCCGTTATTCGGTGGGGTCCAGAGAACAAAATCCGATCTTCGTTTTTTCGACGATCATATACTACCCTTACCGGTGGTTGATCTCATGTGGAGCCTCGCTTTGCCTGAGGGTGCAGATCGCGACCACGTGTACTGTAATCCGACGGTTGCGGATGAGGTTTATGGTGAGAAGATCGGACGGTTGCCGAGGTGTTTGGTTAGTGGGTACGATGGGGTTCCTCCTCAACCGAATTCTCTTGTGAGATACTGTGGGGATCCGTTGGTGGATAAACAAAGGGAGTTGGTGAAGATTTTGAAGGCACGTGGGGTGCACGTGGTGGAGTGTATTAGGAAAGATGGGTTTCATGCTATGGAAGTGTTTGAACCTTTTATGCCAAATGAACGTGCTTTGGTTGAGGATGTTAAGAAGTTTGTAGGTAGTTGA
- the LOC131618397 gene encoding probable carboxylesterase 8, producing MAESSPPKQTSTINPYKFLKIKLNPDGSLTRTPILPTVPPSSDPTTSPPQPSLSKDITLNSTAKTSIRLYIPHPPPPTKLPLILYFHGGGFILYHSSTSIFHQSCSEFAAQTPAVVASVDYRLSPEHRLPAAYDDAVESLLWLKSQAENPNESDPWISHHVDFNNCFLMGNSAGANIAYFAGLRALDLDLSPITIRGLILNSIFFSGVQRTQSELRLVNDRILPLPAGDLLWSLSLPEGADRDHVYCNPTVMDRVYGEKIGRLPRCFVNGYGGDPLVDKQKELVKILKARGVHVVEWFCEDGFHAVEFFDRSKARDLVDNVRKFVATRQSSL from the coding sequence ATGGCAGAATCATCACCTCCCAAACAAACCTCCACCATTAATCCCTACAAatttctcaaaatcaaactcaacCCCGACGGCTCTCTAACAAGAACCCCCATCCTCCCCACCGTACCGCCATCCTCCGATCCCACAACCTCTCCTCCGCAACCATCTCTCTCTAAAGACATCACCTTAAACTCCACCGCAAAAACCTCTATCCGTCTCTACATCCCACACCCTCCCCCACCTACAAAACTTCCTCTCATTCTCTACTTCCACGGCGGCGGTTTCATCCTCTACCACTCTTCCACGTCAATCTTCCACCAATCATGCTCCGAATTCGCCGCTCAGACACCTGCTGTCGTCGCCTCCGTCGATTATCGTCTCTCGCCGGAGCATCGTCTCCCCGCCGCCTACGACGACGCCGTCGAATCTCTTCTCTGGCTCAAATCCCAAGCAGAAAATCCGAATGAATCTGATCCATGGATCAGCCACCACGTGGATTTCAATAACTGCTTCTTAATGGGAAATAGTGCAGGAGCTAACATCGCCTACTTCGCAGGTCTACGTGCACTCGACCTTGATCTCTCACCAATTACAATCCGAGGGTTGATATTAAACTCTATATTTTTCAGTGGGGTCCAGAGAACGCAATCGGAGCTTCGTTTAGTTAACGATCGTATATTGCCGTTACCAGCGGGTGATCTCTTGTGGAGCCTGTCTTTGCCTGAGGGTGCGGATCGCGACCACGTGTACTGCAATCCGACGGTTATGGATAGAGTTTATGGTGAGAAGATCGGACGGCTGCCGAGGTGTTTTGTTAATGGATATGGTGGAGATCCGTTGGTGGATAAGCAAAAGGAGTTGGTGAAGATTTTGAAGGCACGTGGGGTGCACGTGGTGGAGTGGTTTTGTGAGGATGGGTTTCATGCTGTGGAATTCTTTGATCGTTCTAAAGCACGGGATTTGGTTGATAATGTTAGGAAATTTGTTGCTACTCGTCAATCCTCTTtgtaa